A window of Fundulus heteroclitus isolate FHET01 chromosome 15, MU-UCD_Fhet_4.1, whole genome shotgun sequence contains these coding sequences:
- the fbxo16 gene encoding F-box only protein 16 produces the protein MDTKLSAWTPLSHPLINSKLFDERRHLLAKWFDRWSDSQRKAVLQDFVLSCSVEQLRFLSLSVSRMLPLQAADFTGLLPRALCLYLFSFLDPRSLCRSAQVSWRWKAIVELDQLWMPKCLKLGWCIAFSPSPFEQGVWKRHYIETVQELRLQTLSTLQEPEVPVASAGSGGPKQPSELAYASEERPVSSIQPRSGLKTAEKPKALPPWRDSDRHPKDIIRYNYLDNLDPTEQVLRVQMRRKASPGCSGASQSSDGKWKTRSEATYKLRKAKSLMFLRTRDSSPPPPSNPLPSDHQTRTRPSWASPTPKHPITREKAVSLLNKTQWNAGIRPGPVRTPVPPLSSEALRASRRSRRSTPSTPLFNL, from the exons ATGGACACCAAGCTCAGTGCCTGGACCCCTCTGAGCCACCCACTGATCAACAGCAAG CTGTTTGACGAGAGGAGACACCTTCTGGCAAAATGG TTCGACAGGTGGTCCGACAGTCAGAGGAAGGCGGTGCTGCAGGACTTTGTGCTGAGCTGTTCTGTGGAGCAGCTCAGGTTCCTGAGCCTCAGCGTGAGCAGGATGCTCCCCCTGCAGGCCGCAGACTTTACCGGCCTGCTGCCCAGAGCCCTCTGCCTCTACTTGTTCTCCTTCCTGGACCCTCGCAGCCTCTGTCGATCTGCTCAG GTGAGCTGGCGCTGGAAGGCCATAGTGGAGCTGGACCAGCTGTGGATGCCCAAGTGTCTGAAGCTCGGCTGGTGCATCGCCTTCTCGCCCTCACCGTTTGAGCAGGGCGTCTGGAAGAGACACTACATAGAGACTGTTCAGGAGCTCCGACTGCAG ACATTGTCGACGCTCCAGGAGCCGGAGGTCCCTGTTGCTTCAGCGGGCAGCGGTGGACCCAAACAACCATCAGAACTGGCCTACGCCAGCGAGGAGCGTCCAGTGTCCAGCATCCAGCCCAGGTCAGGACTGAAAACAGCGGAGAAGCCAAAGGCCTTGCCACCATGGAGAGACTCGGACCGGCATCCTAAGGATATAATACGCTACAACTACCTGGACAACCTGGATCCCACGGAGCAGGTCCTGAGGGT CCAAATGAGACGTAAAGCCTCCCCAGGCTGCAGCGGTGCCTCCCAGAGCAGTGATGGAAAGTGGAAAACGCGGTCTGAGGCCACCTACAAGCTACGCAAGGCTAAATCACTG ATGTTCCTCAGAACCAGGGACtcctctccgcctcctcctTCTAACCCTCTCCCCTCAGATCATCAGACCCGGACTCGGCCCTCGTGGGCATCTCCTACTCCGAAGCACCCAATCACCAGGGAGAAAGCTGTGAGCCTGCTCAACAAGACCCAGTGGAATGCGGGGATCCGACCCGGACCAGTCAGGACCCCGGTGCCTCCTTTGAGTTCGGAGGCCCTCAGGGCATCCCGGCGCTCTCGGCGGAGCACTCCCA GTACCCCGCTGTTCAATCTTTGA
- the fzd3a gene encoding frizzled-3a isoform X1, with translation MDLLWVLSVSMLAACVAIPMDAAAGSHSLFTCEPITLRMCQGLPYNSTFMPNILNHYDQQTAALAMEPFHPMVNLQCSPDLRMFLCAVYAPVCTEYGRMTSPCRRLCLQAKSDCYKLMDMFGVSWPEEMDCSRFPDCDEPYPRAVDLLSGSDATESPASVHRDYGFWCPRELKIEPELGYSFMGVRDCSPPCPNMYFTREELTFARYFIGVVSIVCLSATLFTFLTFLIDVSRFRYPERPIIFYAVCYMMVSLVFFLGFLLEDRVSCNAATPGRFRASTVTQGSHNKACTLLFMVLYFFTMAGSVWWVILTITWFLAAVPKWGSEAIEKKALLFHACAWGVPGVLTVSLLAMNKIEGDSVSGVCFVGLYNLTALRWFLLAPLGLDVVVGVVLLLAGIAALNRVRMEIPLEKENQEKLVKFMIRIGVFSVLYLVPLLTVIACYLYESSYRTIWETTWVQEKCRDYHIPCPYKVESTSRPDLALFLIKYLMMLIVGIPSVFWVGSKKTCFEWASFFHGKRRKEALTPCPTACSTHSSILSYHTHLPTTFPLSLPTLLRLSLPILPSSSSSSSLASSLPRCRGMVNDSRHVLQEPDFAQLLYRDPNTPIVRKSRGTSTQGTSTHASSTHLAMLDEPPSASTSRAGSVRSGRSKMSSYHGSLQRSRDGRHTAASLQAAEERPYGTTPRLSTNRLDSLSRHDSTLRLDSQSRYSSIRDLSGATQAALGVPGNGILRMLGDDGAAA, from the exons ATGGATCTCCTGTGGGTGCTCTCCGTGTCGATGCTGGCCGCCTGCGTGGCCATCCCCATGGACGCGGCGGCGGGGAGCCACAGCCTGTTCACCTGCGAGCCCATCACCCTGCGCATGTGTCAGGGGCTGCCGTATAACTCCACCTTCATGCCCAACATCCTGAACCACTACGACCAGCAGACGGCCGCCCTCGCCATGGAG CCGTTCCATCCCATGGTGAACCTGCAGTGCTCTCCAGACCTCAGGATGTTCCTGTGCGCCGTCTACGCCCCGGTGTGCACCGAGTACGGTCGGATGACCTCGCCCTGCCGCCGCCTCTGCCTGCAGGCCAAGAGCGACTGCTACAAGCTGATGGACATGTTCGGCGTCAGCTGGCCCGAGGAGATGGACTGCAGCAG GTTCCCGGACTGCGACGAGCCCTACCCCCGAGCCGTGGACCTCCTGTCCGGCTCAGACGCCACCGAGTCGCCCGCCTCCGTCCACAGGGACTACGGCTTCTGGTGTCCCCGCGAGCTGAAAATCGAGCCCGAGCTGGGGTACTCCTTCATGGGCGTCCGGGACTGCTCCCCTCCGTGCCCCAACATGTATTTCACCCGCGAGGAGCTGACGTTCGCCCGCTACTTCATCGGGGTGGTGTCCATCGTGTGCCTGTCCGCCACGCTCTTCACCTTCCTGACCTTCCTCATCGACGTGTCCCGCTTCCGCTACCCGGAGCGGCCCATCATCTTCTACGCCGTCTGCTACATGATGGTGTCCTTGGTCTTCTTCCTGGGCTTCCTGCTGGAGGACAGAGTTTCCTGTAACGCAGCCACGCCCGGCAGGTTCAGGGCCTCCACCGTGACTCAAGGCTCCCACAACAAG GCCTGCACTCTTCTCTTCATGGTGCTGTACTTCTTCACCATGGCCGGCAGCGTGTGGTGGGTCATCCTGACCATCACCTGGTTCCTGGCAGCGGTTCCTAAGTGGGGCAGCGAGGCCATAGAGAAGAAGGCGCTTCTCTTCCACGCCTGCGCCTGGGGCGTCCCGGGCGTCCTGACCGTCTCGCTGCTCGCCATGAACAAGATCGAGGGAGACAGCGTGAGCGGCGTGTGCTTTGTGGGCCTTTACAACCTGACCGCTCTGCGCTGGTTCCTGCTGGCACCGCTGGGACTGGATGTGGTG GTGGGCGTCGTCCTGTTGCTGGCCGGCATCGCTGCGCTTAACCGCGTCCGCATGGAGATCCCGCTGGAgaaggagaaccaggagaagCTGGTGAAATTCATGATTCGTATCGGCGTGTTCTCCGTCCTCTACCTGGTTCCTCTGCTGACCGTCATCGCCTGCTACCTTTACGAGAGCAGCTACCGCACCATCTGGGAGACAACCTGGGTGCAGGAGAAGTGCAGAGACTACCACATCCCCTGCCCGTATAAG GTGGAGAGCACCAGCCGGCCCGACCTGGCCCTCTTCCTCATCAAATACCTGATGATGCTGATCGTGGGGATCCCCTCGGTGTTCTGGGTGGGCAGCAAGAAGACCTGCTTCGAGTGGGCCAGCTTCTTCCACGGCAAGAGACGCAAAGA AGCATTAACCCCCTGTCCCACCGCCTGCTCCACCCACTCCTCCATCCTCTCCTACCACACCCACCTCCCTACCACCttccccctctccctccccacCCTCCTGCGTCTCTCCCTCCCCattctcccctcctcctcctcgtcttcctcACTGGCCTCCTCCCTCCCCCGCTGCAGGGGGATGGTCAACGACAGCCGCCACGTGCTCCAGGAGCCCGACTTCGCCCAGCTGCTGTACAGGGACCCCAACACGCCCATCGTCAGGAAGTCCAGGGGCACGTCCACCCAGGGGACCTCCACCCACGCCTCCTCCACCCACCTGGCTATGCTGGACGAGCCCCCCAGCGCCAGCACCAGCCGGGCGGGGTCGGTACGCAGCGGGCGCTCCAAGATGAGCAGCTACCATGGCAGCCTGCAGCGCTCCAGAGACGGCAG ACACACAGCGGCCAGCCTGCAGGCGGCAGAGGAGCGGCCCTACGGCACCACGCCCCGCCTCAGCACCAACCGGCTGGACAGCCTGTCCAGGCACGACTCCACCCTACGACTGGACAGCCAGTCACGGTACAGCAGCATCAGAGACCTGAGCGGCGCCACGCAGGCGGCTCTCGGCGTCCCCGGGAACGGGATCCTCAGGATGCTGGGGGATGATGGAGCTGCGGCCTAA
- the fzd3a gene encoding frizzled-3a isoform X2 — protein sequence MDLLWVLSVSMLAACVAIPMDAAAGSHSLFTCEPITLRMCQGLPYNSTFMPNILNHYDQQTAALAMEPFHPMVNLQCSPDLRMFLCAVYAPVCTEYGRMTSPCRRLCLQAKSDCYKLMDMFGVSWPEEMDCSRFPDCDEPYPRAVDLLSGSDATESPASVHRDYGFWCPRELKIEPELGYSFMGVRDCSPPCPNMYFTREELTFARYFIGVVSIVCLSATLFTFLTFLIDVSRFRYPERPIIFYAVCYMMVSLVFFLGFLLEDRVSCNAATPGRFRASTVTQGSHNKACTLLFMVLYFFTMAGSVWWVILTITWFLAAVPKWGSEAIEKKALLFHACAWGVPGVLTVSLLAMNKIEGDSVSGVCFVGLYNLTALRWFLLAPLGLDVVVGVVLLLAGIAALNRVRMEIPLEKENQEKLVKFMIRIGVFSVLYLVPLLTVIACYLYESSYRTIWETTWVQEKCRDYHIPCPYKVESTSRPDLALFLIKYLMMLIVGIPSVFWVGSKKTCFEWASFFHGKRRKEGMVNDSRHVLQEPDFAQLLYRDPNTPIVRKSRGTSTQGTSTHASSTHLAMLDEPPSASTSRAGSVRSGRSKMSSYHGSLQRSRDGRHTAASLQAAEERPYGTTPRLSTNRLDSLSRHDSTLRLDSQSRYSSIRDLSGATQAALGVPGNGILRMLGDDGAAA from the exons ATGGATCTCCTGTGGGTGCTCTCCGTGTCGATGCTGGCCGCCTGCGTGGCCATCCCCATGGACGCGGCGGCGGGGAGCCACAGCCTGTTCACCTGCGAGCCCATCACCCTGCGCATGTGTCAGGGGCTGCCGTATAACTCCACCTTCATGCCCAACATCCTGAACCACTACGACCAGCAGACGGCCGCCCTCGCCATGGAG CCGTTCCATCCCATGGTGAACCTGCAGTGCTCTCCAGACCTCAGGATGTTCCTGTGCGCCGTCTACGCCCCGGTGTGCACCGAGTACGGTCGGATGACCTCGCCCTGCCGCCGCCTCTGCCTGCAGGCCAAGAGCGACTGCTACAAGCTGATGGACATGTTCGGCGTCAGCTGGCCCGAGGAGATGGACTGCAGCAG GTTCCCGGACTGCGACGAGCCCTACCCCCGAGCCGTGGACCTCCTGTCCGGCTCAGACGCCACCGAGTCGCCCGCCTCCGTCCACAGGGACTACGGCTTCTGGTGTCCCCGCGAGCTGAAAATCGAGCCCGAGCTGGGGTACTCCTTCATGGGCGTCCGGGACTGCTCCCCTCCGTGCCCCAACATGTATTTCACCCGCGAGGAGCTGACGTTCGCCCGCTACTTCATCGGGGTGGTGTCCATCGTGTGCCTGTCCGCCACGCTCTTCACCTTCCTGACCTTCCTCATCGACGTGTCCCGCTTCCGCTACCCGGAGCGGCCCATCATCTTCTACGCCGTCTGCTACATGATGGTGTCCTTGGTCTTCTTCCTGGGCTTCCTGCTGGAGGACAGAGTTTCCTGTAACGCAGCCACGCCCGGCAGGTTCAGGGCCTCCACCGTGACTCAAGGCTCCCACAACAAG GCCTGCACTCTTCTCTTCATGGTGCTGTACTTCTTCACCATGGCCGGCAGCGTGTGGTGGGTCATCCTGACCATCACCTGGTTCCTGGCAGCGGTTCCTAAGTGGGGCAGCGAGGCCATAGAGAAGAAGGCGCTTCTCTTCCACGCCTGCGCCTGGGGCGTCCCGGGCGTCCTGACCGTCTCGCTGCTCGCCATGAACAAGATCGAGGGAGACAGCGTGAGCGGCGTGTGCTTTGTGGGCCTTTACAACCTGACCGCTCTGCGCTGGTTCCTGCTGGCACCGCTGGGACTGGATGTGGTG GTGGGCGTCGTCCTGTTGCTGGCCGGCATCGCTGCGCTTAACCGCGTCCGCATGGAGATCCCGCTGGAgaaggagaaccaggagaagCTGGTGAAATTCATGATTCGTATCGGCGTGTTCTCCGTCCTCTACCTGGTTCCTCTGCTGACCGTCATCGCCTGCTACCTTTACGAGAGCAGCTACCGCACCATCTGGGAGACAACCTGGGTGCAGGAGAAGTGCAGAGACTACCACATCCCCTGCCCGTATAAG GTGGAGAGCACCAGCCGGCCCGACCTGGCCCTCTTCCTCATCAAATACCTGATGATGCTGATCGTGGGGATCCCCTCGGTGTTCTGGGTGGGCAGCAAGAAGACCTGCTTCGAGTGGGCCAGCTTCTTCCACGGCAAGAGACGCAAAGA GGGGATGGTCAACGACAGCCGCCACGTGCTCCAGGAGCCCGACTTCGCCCAGCTGCTGTACAGGGACCCCAACACGCCCATCGTCAGGAAGTCCAGGGGCACGTCCACCCAGGGGACCTCCACCCACGCCTCCTCCACCCACCTGGCTATGCTGGACGAGCCCCCCAGCGCCAGCACCAGCCGGGCGGGGTCGGTACGCAGCGGGCGCTCCAAGATGAGCAGCTACCATGGCAGCCTGCAGCGCTCCAGAGACGGCAG ACACACAGCGGCCAGCCTGCAGGCGGCAGAGGAGCGGCCCTACGGCACCACGCCCCGCCTCAGCACCAACCGGCTGGACAGCCTGTCCAGGCACGACTCCACCCTACGACTGGACAGCCAGTCACGGTACAGCAGCATCAGAGACCTGAGCGGCGCCACGCAGGCGGCTCTCGGCGTCCCCGGGAACGGGATCCTCAGGATGCTGGGGGATGATGGAGCTGCGGCCTAA